A genome region from Oenanthe melanoleuca isolate GR-GAL-2019-014 chromosome 2, OMel1.0, whole genome shotgun sequence includes the following:
- the FAM237B gene encoding protein FAM237B, whose translation MEFVWKRWWFQLGCLLIVNLVYASLEYQKETPPSLLEIDHQCWEVSSHGLVEMKKLKVADTVIALWDFMMFLKESPKPKHNELFNDLAQNFWDMYVDCVLSRSHGMGRRQLTSPKYSSTYSHRTLEGSAYTNPF comes from the exons ATGGAATTTGTATGGAAACGATGGTGGTTTCAGCTGGGCTGTTTATTGATAGTGAATTTGGTTTATGCCAGTCTAGAGTATCAAAAAGAAACTCCTCCAAGCCTGCTTGAGATTGACCATCAGTGCTGGGAGGTATCGTCCCATGGGCTGGTGGAAATGAAGAAACTCAAGGTAGCAGATACAGTCATTGCTCTCTGGGACTTCATGATGTTCCTAAAGGAGTCCCCTAAGCCCAAGCACAATGAACTCTTCAATGATTTAGCCCAGAACTTCTGGGATATGTATGTAGACTGTGTGCTCTCAAGATCCCATGGAATGGGCAGAAGACAATTAACATCTCCCAAATATTCTTCCACATACTCACACAGAACTTTAGAAG GGTCTGCTTACACCAATCCATTTTAG